GAATTAACTCGAGGTGTGTTTAAACACACCCTACCCAAAAATTTCCGAAGGAATTTTTAATGTCCGCTTTCGCCGTACAACTTACCAACGGATGTCTTCCCTCGGATATCGAGCTTGAAGACAGGAATGCTTTTGAGGAACTGCAGCGTATCGGAGCACTCGAAGAGAAGGAAGGGCTCTGGAAGCTGGGGTCACTCTATCGTGCAGGAGAGCTCTACATCGGCAAAGACGGAAGAGGCTATGTGGAATCGCAGTTCAAGGAGCAGAAAGACCTGCTGGTGGAACCCGACCATCTCGGAGATACAAAGAACGGCGATACGGTAGTCGTCAAACGCATCATTGCAAGACGCGGACGTGCCAGCGGGAAAGTGGTCATGGTCATTACCAAAGCCCATCTTTTTACCATTGCCTATACGCACAGGGATGAAGCAGGCAATTTTATGGTACTCAATATTAAGACCGGTGAACCAATCCATGCCGTCATGGAAGGGATGGACCTCAAAGCCTTCAAGCTGGGTACTGTGATGAAGGTGAATGTGGACGATGACAAGGTTCTCCAGGTCTTCGGGCATCTCGACGACCCCAGGGTGGATGAGAAGATCTCGCTTGCACTCTACAATCGTCACGACGAGTTCCCGCTACAATGCACGAAAGAAGCGCTTCAGATCGAATCCGAAGTGACAAAAGCAGAGCATACAGACCGTATCGACCTTACCCATCTTGACTTTTGCACCATCGACCCGATCACGGCAAAAGATTTTGACGATGCCGTCTATTTTGACCTCGAAGCATATACGCTTTATGTGGCCATCGCCGATGTCAGCCACTATGTGCCCTACTTCACCGAAATAGACAAAGAGGCGAAGAAGCGGGGCTTCACAACCTATCTGCCGCACAAATCCTTCCCTATGCTTCCGCGTGAGCTGAGCGAGAATATCTGCTCACTCAAGCCCAAAGTAGACAGGCTGGCTTTCGTTGCAAAGATCACGCTGGACAAAGGTTCGCTCAAACCGATCAAAGAGGAATTCTTCGAAGCCATCATCCACTCCAGACACCGATTCAACTACGAAGCGGTCGACAGGATCATCGAAACGGACGGCAAAGAAGCGACGGGAAAGGTCAAAGAGATTCTGCACTACCTTTTACCGCTTTACAGGATCACCCAGAGACTGCGCAAAGAGCGGCTCAAACACGGCTTCGATTTCAGAAGCGAAGAGATCAAGCTGACCCTCAACGAAGAGCAGCTCCTCGTCAGTACCCAGATAGAGACAGGTACCCCTTCACATTCTCTCATAGAAGAGTGTATGCTGCTGGCCAACCAGGCTTCCGCCAAACGATTTAAAGGGGACGGGGACAGTATTTTCCGTATCCATGAACCACCGCAGCT
This DNA window, taken from Sulfurovum lithotrophicum, encodes the following:
- a CDS encoding VacB/RNase II family 3'-5' exoribonuclease, whose product is MSAFAVQLTNGCLPSDIELEDRNAFEELQRIGALEEKEGLWKLGSLYRAGELYIGKDGRGYVESQFKEQKDLLVEPDHLGDTKNGDTVVVKRIIARRGRASGKVVMVITKAHLFTIAYTHRDEAGNFMVLNIKTGEPIHAVMEGMDLKAFKLGTVMKVNVDDDKVLQVFGHLDDPRVDEKISLALYNRHDEFPLQCTKEALQIESEVTKAEHTDRIDLTHLDFCTIDPITAKDFDDAVYFDLEAYTLYVAIADVSHYVPYFTEIDKEAKKRGFTTYLPHKSFPMLPRELSENICSLKPKVDRLAFVAKITLDKGSLKPIKEEFFEAIIHSRHRFNYEAVDRIIETDGKEATGKVKEILHYLLPLYRITQRLRKERLKHGFDFRSEEIKLTLNEEQLLVSTQIETGTPSHSLIEECMLLANQASAKRFKGDGDSIFRIHEPPQLQKIEALLTELAAIGLYVEEYEDSPSLIRAIQKEAEKMGLSAEVDAMIIKSLRQASYSSHNVGHFGLGFSHYSHFTSPIRRYADLILHRLIKTQLTNDEEEAEYLLRNIEPLCVRVSDLEREATKAEWDFRDRKFARWAKTQIGAFFEAEVIEAEASEYEKGAKARLFGDIQGVVVHLRGDNIMLFDRIRVMITEVNIPQAVIMAELVNKLSKEEMEL